In Melitaea cinxia chromosome 4, ilMelCinx1.1, whole genome shotgun sequence, a single genomic region encodes these proteins:
- the LOC123669962 gene encoding sucrose-6-phosphate hydrolase-like, whose amino-acid sequence MNDPNGFCKFENEYHLFYQHNPDSSTAPGDISWGHAKSNDLFHWEHLPIAMHPDQDYDRSGVFSGSALVENNTMYLFYTGHVNHPGESPDHIERQALATSTDGINFIKYENNPIILAEEHQPDIRDPKVWKHGNTYYMVLGNSFNNSTLGRVLLYTSKDKISWNQVSIIDESNGTLGYMWECPDFFELNGHFVLLFSPQGVKPEGDKYKNLYQTGYIIGDFDYSTNTFKPLQEFQELDHGHDFYATQTILDNSGRRIVIAWMDMWEKKYPEQDDGFNGQMTIPRVLFLTRSGRIIQKPVREVKRVQGKTIHSRKADGGTSVLLNNNAAEVSIIASKSNDLELFIESRNSSKAVSIMFDSRNGKVSLDRGGDDGLRRTDWQPKDNLRMKIYIDASSIEVFCGKGEVTFSSRFFPEGPVQVRLGDESTVKLLQVVDLKQTVFVDNNNN is encoded by the coding sequence ATGAACGATCCTAATGGTTTTTGTAAATTTGAAAACGAATATCACTTGTTTTATCAGCACAACCCAGACAGCAGCACGGCACCAGGAGATATTAGTTGGGGACACGCTAAAAGCAATGACCTTTTCCACTGGGAACACCTACCTATAGCGATGCATCCAGACCAAGACTACGATAGATCTGGTGTATTTTCAGGTAGTGCCCTTGTTGAAAATAACACAATGTACCTTTTCTACACAGGCCATGTAAATCACCCCGGAGAGTCACCTGACCATATAGAGCGCCAGGCTCTTGCAACTAGCACAGatggaattaattttattaaatatgaaaataatccGATTATATTAGCTGAAGAACATCAACCTGATATCAGGGATCCAAAAGTTTGGAAACATggtaatacatattatatggtGTTAGGTAATTCTTTTAACAACAGTACTCTAGGACGAGTCCTTTTGTATACTTCAAAGGACAAAATTTCGTGGAACCAAGTTTCAATAATTGATGAATCTAATGGAACTCTTGGGTACATGTGGGAATGTCCTGACTTCTTTGAGCTTAACGGACATTTTGTTCTTTTGTTTTCACCACAAGGTGTAAAACCTGAAGGCGACAAATACAAAAATCTTTATCAAACTGGGTATATCATTggcgattttgattattctacTAATACTTTTAAGCCGTTACAAGAATTCCAGGAGTTGGATCATGGACATGATTTCTACGCTACGCAAACCATTCTCGACAATTCGGGACGCAGAATAGTTATAGCTTGGATGGATATGTGGGAGAAAAAGTACCCTGAACAGGATGATGGTTTTAACGGACAAATGACAATTCCAAGAGTATTGTTTCTTACTAGAAGCGGAAGGATAATTCAGAAACCAGTAAGGGAAGTAAAAAGAGTGCAAGGCAAAACAATTCATTCACGAAAGGCTGATGGTGGTACTAGtgtattactaaataataatgctgCTGAGGTTAGTATTATAGCGTCAAAGTCAAATGACTTAGAATTATTTATCGAATCACGAAACTCATCAAAAGCAGTTAGTATCATGTTCGACTCCCGAAATGGTAAAGTGAGTCTTGACCGTGGAGGTGACGATGGTCTTCGCCGCACAGACTGGCAACCGAAGGATAATTTGAGAATGAAAATATACATTGATGCAAGTTCTATCGAAGTTTTCTGTGGAAAAGGAGAAGTCACTTTCTCCAGCCGATTCTTTCCTGAAGGACCTGTACAAGTTCGCTTAGGTGACGAAAGTACAGTTAAACTACTTCAAGTTGTAGATTTGAAACAAACAGTAtttgttgataataataataactag